The Candidatus Aminicenantes bacterium genomic interval CACAATACCGGGACGAGCGGATGAAAAAACTGATTGAGAGCCTGACCAAAGAGATGGACAAATCCAGGAGGATTCAGAAAGTAGCCGATATCATCCAACAGATTGACGCCCTTTCTCTATGCATACCCATTTTCCAGGACACAACGGCTATCATCTATAACAACACGAGGATCAAAAACATTCGGGTAACGCCGACGGACACAATCCGTCTTTACAAAATCGAGAAAAAGTGAAAATCAGAACGAAGTTGTTTTTATCCCTGGCCGTGACATCCTTTGTATCCGTGCTATTAGCAACTTTTTTCGCCATCTACTCAATTTCCGAGAATTACGAGGAAATCGCCCGCGAAGCAACCGCCGACAGCCGCAGGAAAGCGGAAAACGTTTTTTATGAATACCTGGGAGATTTAACCAGAAAGGCGACTTTTATTTCCGAGTTAAAAGAAGTCATCGAAAACCTGGATGATCCGGGTAAACTTTCAATCTCCCTCGAAAACAAAGGGTTTTTTCTTTTTAACATCAACACCAAAATACTCAGCCCGGACATGGATGTCATTGTTTCCGATTCGAACTCCTCCAACAGTACGTTGTCCAAGGCCGATCTGAAAAACTTTCCTTTTTTCCAGCCGGGTCGCGATGCGTTACTGAGGGATATCGGAATATTCAGGACGCATGATCAAATCTGTATTCTCGCCGTCTCGCCCATCGTGGATCAGACTGATTTCAGTTTCAAGGGTTACGTACTTCTCGAGCTTTTTTTCAACTCCGAATTCGCCGATCAATTAAAGGATAAAGCGGGTTGTGACATTGTCATCCTTTCAGACGGCAAACAACTGGCCACCTCTTTCCAGAATGATGAGGGCATGCGTTTCTTTCCCGGATTTTCCCGGGATCTTGTCCATCGTAAACAGAAAAAGAAAATTCTGGATGAGAATTACCTGATTGATGGGTTTTCCATTTTTGATTTCCATAAACAACCAATCGGATCCATTCTCGTGGCTGAAAATGTAAAAAGCATCCTTGTTGCCAAATCCCAGGTGATTCGAAACATCCTGCTCGTTCTGGTTATCGCATCTCTATTGGCCATAGTGGTTTCCCTGGTTGTGGGACGAAAACTCAGCCAGCCCGTGCTGGCCCTGTCCAGCAGTGCCCGAGCAATTTCAAAAGGAAATTTTGATGTTCAGATAGAGCCGACTTCAAAGGATGAAATCGGCGATCTATCGAAGACCTTCGCCAACATGGTGAAATCATTGAGAACCCAGCGAGAGGAGATACTGGATCTGAAAGTGTTTTTCGAAAAAATCATCAACAATTCCCCCTCCGCTCTGATTATTTGCGATGAATCCGGAGAGGTCATCTCTTTCAATCCGGCAGCCGAGAAAATTCTTGAC includes:
- a CDS encoding HAMP domain-containing protein; its protein translation is MKIRTKLFLSLAVTSFVSVLLATFFAIYSISENYEEIAREATADSRRKAENVFYEYLGDLTRKATFISELKEVIENLDDPGKLSISLENKGFFLFNINTKILSPDMDVIVSDSNSSNSTLSKADLKNFPFFQPGRDALLRDIGIFRTHDQICILAVSPIVDQTDFSFKGYVLLELFFNSEFADQLKDKAGCDIVILSDGKQLATSFQNDEGMRFFPGFSRDLVHRKQKKKILDENYLIDGFSIFDFHKQPIGSILVAENVKSILVAKSQVIRNILLVLVIASLLAIVVSLVVGRKLSQPVLALSSSARAISKGNFDVQIEPTSKDEIGDLSKTFANMVKSLRTQREEILDLKVFFEKIINNSPSALIICDESGEVISFNPAAEKILDTQFNNIKGKNVFETIKFTSSIKADFYNVILSGHPTYRDPYPQYLPSKEEKIFRLTLYKIVLNKGISVAIQIEDITERLRMEEDLTHAQKLGTMGEFLSRFTHEFNNLMTGIVGHINLLKQGTDESNPSFSRIKSIEELATKATRLGGNILDFSRKKKHETTRISITELADSVLNLIGKTVLKDVIVEKNYKESSAFIVGNKEKLSMALLNLFINAKDAIAEAKVAQGKITVEVDYQEEPEQKFVKLDISDNGIGIDSKNLDKIFMPFFSTKGKKGTGIGLSTVKKIIENYNGNISISSQPGVGTTFTILLPEAKEHVD